GGTATTCTCTCTGATCAGATAGGCGCTCCCTATGGCTGCCGTCTGTATGCCCCAGTCACTTGTAATGACCTGTACTACGTCCTGGTTGTGAAGCATGGAGCGGTAATTTTTCTTTCTTGTCACCAGCCCCAGGAGATGGGGGCATCCCGAAATGACGGGACCGCTCAGAATGATCATATCGGGATTCAGCAGATTGATAATATTCCCGATGGATATGGAAAGATACTCAGCGACTTCTTCCATGACATGATAATAGAGTTCCCCTTCCTGAGACTGATTCAGGATATCTTCGATTTTCCCCGGAATGGGAACACTGTTGATGCGGGCCATACTCCTTCCCCTTTCCAGGATGGCGTCTTCTCCTATGAGAGCCTGAAGACAGCCTCTGTTCCCGCAAAGGCAGGAAGGACCGTTCGGAATAATAGAGGTATGACCCAGTTCTCCGGCGCCAAAGGAAGATCCCATATAGAGTTT
This genomic stretch from Oceanispirochaeta sp. harbors:
- a CDS encoding ROK family protein — its product is EMIRDASGLSSLVVNRSKVSALASYYLHNPRNFGNIISIVIGTGVAAGLILDHKLYMGSSFGAGELGHTSIIPNGPSCLCGNRGCLQALIGEDAILERGRSMARINSVPIPGKIEDILNQSQEGELYYHVMEEVAEYLSISIGNIINLLNPDMIILSGPVISGCPHLLGLVTRKKNYRSMLHNQDVVQVITSDWGIQTAAIGSAYLIRENTGEILSVQ